From Marivirga harenae, one genomic window encodes:
- a CDS encoding acyl-CoA dehydrogenase yields the protein MDFQLTEEQLAVQAAARDFAQNDLLPGVIERDTHEKFPAEQIKKMGELGFMGMMVDPKYNGGGMDTVSYVLAMEEISKIDSSASVAMSVNNSLVCWGIEKFGTEEQKEKYLKRLATGEIIGAFCLSEPEAGSDATSQRTTAEDKGDHYLVNGTKNWITNGNSASVYLVIAQTDKEKGHKGINALIVERETEGFVVGKKEEKLGIRGSDTHSLMFQDMKVPKENRIGEDGFGFNFAMATLNGGRIGIAAQALGIASGAYELALKYSKERKAFGKEISQHQAIAFKLADMATQIETARLLCLKAAWLKDQKQDFSQASAMAKLYASQVAMDTTVEAVQVHGGYGFVKEYHVERLMRDAKITQIYEGTSEIQKIVISRNILK from the coding sequence ATGGATTTTCAACTCACGGAAGAGCAGTTAGCCGTTCAAGCAGCTGCAAGAGATTTTGCACAAAACGACTTATTACCTGGAGTAATCGAAAGGGATACTCACGAAAAATTCCCTGCAGAGCAGATTAAAAAAATGGGAGAATTAGGATTCATGGGAATGATGGTGGATCCTAAATACAATGGCGGCGGAATGGATACTGTATCCTATGTGCTAGCCATGGAAGAAATTTCTAAAATTGATAGCTCTGCTTCAGTGGCCATGTCGGTCAACAATTCGTTGGTATGTTGGGGCATAGAAAAATTCGGTACCGAGGAACAAAAAGAAAAGTATCTAAAAAGATTAGCTACTGGCGAAATTATTGGAGCTTTTTGTCTTTCAGAACCAGAAGCAGGTTCTGATGCAACTTCCCAAAGAACTACTGCAGAAGATAAAGGTGATCATTATCTGGTAAATGGAACTAAAAACTGGATTACCAACGGAAACAGCGCTTCAGTTTACTTGGTAATTGCTCAAACTGATAAAGAGAAAGGTCATAAAGGAATCAATGCTCTAATCGTTGAAAGAGAAACTGAAGGTTTTGTAGTTGGGAAGAAAGAAGAGAAATTAGGTATTAGAGGTTCTGATACACACTCTTTGATGTTCCAAGACATGAAAGTGCCAAAAGAAAATAGGATTGGTGAAGATGGTTTTGGATTTAACTTTGCGATGGCTACTTTGAATGGAGGAAGAATTGGGATTGCTGCTCAAGCCTTGGGGATTGCTTCAGGAGCGTATGAATTGGCTCTGAAATACTCTAAAGAAAGAAAAGCTTTTGGTAAAGAAATCAGCCAACACCAAGCAATTGCTTTCAAACTAGCTGATATGGCTACTCAAATAGAGACTGCACGTTTGCTTTGCTTAAAAGCAGCATGGTTGAAAGATCAAAAGCAAGATTTTTCTCAGGCAAGTGCTATGGCTAAGTTATATGCTTCACAGGTGGCTATGGATACCACAGTAGAAGCTGTTCAGGTGCATGGTGGCTATGGTTTCGTGAAAGAATATCATGTAGAGCGATTAATGAGAGATGCTAAAATCACTCAAATCTATGAAGGTACATCTGAAATTCAGAAAATCGTGATCTCAAGAAATATATTGAAATAA
- a CDS encoding DUF4270 family protein codes for MKNPISTYIQNWQANNAVRLLTGPAFLLAFFFASCEEPIEVEGDLVPGGNNTEIRFVEIPLGLNHAAFDSLIISTNGVTGSRGQIFVGHQSSPEIGDFTAEAYFGALLDNDFIRDSLPANATAVETRLKLGFNYFYGDEFNQAQNFIVSQLRDTLIVSGELYSIYDEISIENKVSLDQEIIVNPIDTIPDYVQLSNTLGNDILNRVRDEDLNSVGIYNALRGFKIEVEGGVNNLQAISLASGESFIEVIYSAPSLDTLKSVKFDISGSSFTHVDFDPGSLIPSTYSGNKSFDLLDPSKAYFNNLMGISPRVKLNGYLNFIDTVEFLQINKAELVINSNDFSTADDESSQIRPAGNIIPYILDRDGNIVKKGEDFWALQSNFTTNGAPADPNQASSPVVLTYDDNKKEIKADLSFFLQEIYNNPDLWNEEYDFLFTGQFIRRNQTPFNEVPKINLGNFDNFLVDKENIKLKIYYTTFK; via the coding sequence TTGAAGAATCCTATTTCAACCTATATACAGAATTGGCAGGCTAATAATGCTGTCAGATTATTAACAGGGCCAGCATTCCTGCTGGCCTTTTTTTTCGCCTCATGTGAAGAGCCTATAGAAGTAGAAGGGGATTTAGTGCCTGGAGGAAACAATACTGAAATACGGTTTGTGGAAATTCCTTTAGGCTTGAATCATGCTGCTTTTGATTCTTTGATTATCAGCACTAACGGAGTTACAGGCTCAAGAGGGCAGATTTTTGTTGGTCATCAAAGCAGTCCTGAAATCGGTGATTTTACAGCTGAGGCTTACTTCGGGGCGTTGCTGGACAATGATTTTATTCGGGATAGTTTGCCGGCTAATGCAACAGCTGTCGAGACTAGGCTCAAGTTAGGGTTCAATTATTTTTATGGGGATGAATTTAATCAAGCTCAAAATTTCATTGTATCTCAACTGAGAGACACTTTGATTGTCAGTGGAGAGTTGTACTCTATTTATGATGAAATCTCCATTGAAAATAAGGTTTCCTTAGATCAGGAAATAATTGTAAATCCAATAGACACTATTCCAGATTATGTTCAGTTAAGCAATACTTTGGGAAATGATATCCTGAATAGAGTTAGAGATGAAGATCTGAACTCGGTTGGTATTTACAATGCCTTAAGAGGATTTAAGATTGAAGTTGAAGGTGGAGTAAATAATTTACAAGCGATTAGTTTGGCAAGTGGAGAATCATTTATTGAGGTAATATACAGTGCTCCTAGTTTGGATACATTAAAAAGTGTAAAATTTGATATATCAGGTTCTAGTTTTACTCATGTTGATTTCGATCCTGGATCATTAATTCCATCAACTTATTCAGGAAATAAATCCTTTGATTTGCTGGATCCTTCAAAAGCCTATTTTAACAATTTAATGGGGATATCACCAAGAGTAAAGTTAAATGGCTACTTAAATTTTATCGATACGGTAGAGTTTCTGCAAATTAATAAGGCAGAATTGGTGATAAATAGTAATGACTTTAGTACCGCTGATGATGAATCCTCGCAAATTAGGCCTGCTGGAAATATCATTCCATATATATTGGATAGAGATGGCAACATAGTAAAAAAGGGGGAAGATTTTTGGGCGCTCCAATCAAATTTTACAACCAACGGTGCTCCCGCTGATCCCAATCAAGCTAGCTCGCCAGTAGTTCTGACATATGATGATAATAAGAAAGAAATTAAAGCAGATTTAAGTTTTTTTCTACAAGAAATTTATAATAACCCTGATTTATGGAATGAAGAGTATGATTTTCTGTTTACTGGACAATTTATCAGAAGAAATCAAACACCATTTAATGAGGTGCCAAAAATCAATCTTGGCAACTTTGATAATTTCTTAGTTGACAAGGAAAATATAAAATTGAAGATATATTATACCACTTTTAAATAG
- a CDS encoding glycogen/starch synthase, with translation MSKLRILYVANEINPFLKTSEVAEFVRKLPQAMQERGMEIRILVPRFGLINERKNRLHEVVRLSGINISVGEEEKPLIIKVASIPNAKLQVYFIDNEDYFQRKFVFHDKENKFYPDNDERAIFFCKGALETVKKLGWAPDIVHCNDWMTSLIPMYLKTTYKNDPIFKDAKSVFTVYNTEFSHKFGTDLVDKVKMLDIDDSMLSNLESADYEGFIKIGAEYADAVIKAGDEFKENLDELFSTFEKEKKVDTIEKGEDFEESYFNLYTELAG, from the coding sequence ATGTCAAAGCTTCGAATTCTTTACGTAGCCAATGAAATCAATCCATTTTTAAAAACATCAGAAGTAGCAGAATTTGTACGAAAACTCCCTCAAGCCATGCAGGAAAGAGGCATGGAGATTCGTATTTTAGTGCCCCGCTTCGGACTAATTAACGAGCGGAAGAACAGATTACATGAGGTAGTACGCCTTTCAGGTATTAATATCTCAGTAGGAGAAGAAGAAAAGCCTTTAATTATTAAGGTTGCTTCAATTCCCAATGCTAAACTTCAGGTGTACTTTATAGATAATGAAGATTACTTCCAACGTAAATTTGTTTTTCATGATAAGGAGAATAAATTCTATCCAGACAATGATGAAAGAGCAATATTTTTCTGCAAGGGAGCGTTGGAAACAGTTAAGAAACTAGGCTGGGCGCCTGATATAGTGCATTGTAACGATTGGATGACCAGTTTGATTCCAATGTACTTAAAAACCACTTACAAAAATGATCCAATATTTAAGGATGCAAAATCTGTATTTACTGTGTATAATACAGAATTCTCTCATAAATTTGGGACAGATTTAGTGGACAAGGTAAAAATGCTCGATATAGACGACAGCATGTTGTCCAATCTAGAATCAGCCGATTATGAAGGGTTCATAAAAATCGGTGCAGAATATGCAGATGCAGTTATTAAAGCAGGTGATGAGTTTAAAGAAAACCTTGATGAATTATTTTCAACATTCGAAAAAGAAAAGAAAGTTGACACCATTGAAAAAGGAGAGGATTTTGAAGAATCCTATTTCAACCTATATACAGAATTGGCAGGCTAA
- the panD gene encoding aspartate 1-decarboxylase: MLIEVCKSKIHRVKVTQAELHYVGSITIDEDLMEASNLIENEKVQIVNINNGERLETYVIKGERGSGMVCLNGPAARKVQVGDIIIIIGYAQMEFEEAKSFKPSLIFPDANNKLT, encoded by the coding sequence ATGTTAATTGAAGTTTGTAAATCAAAAATTCACAGAGTAAAGGTTACTCAAGCAGAATTGCATTATGTCGGAAGCATCACTATCGATGAGGATTTGATGGAAGCTTCTAACCTTATTGAAAATGAAAAAGTCCAAATTGTGAACATAAACAATGGTGAACGATTGGAGACTTACGTGATTAAGGGAGAGCGGGGTTCTGGTATGGTCTGCTTAAATGGGCCTGCTGCAAGAAAAGTGCAAGTGGGTGATATCATTATTATCATTGGGTACGCGCAGATGGAATTTGAAGAAGCAAAGTCTTTCAAGCCTTCCTTAATCTTTCCTGACGCGAATAATAAACTTACCTAA
- a CDS encoding zinc metallopeptidase: MIIIIIIGFAIISYAVQSRLKSKFKKYSKIALSSGISGREAAEKMLKDNGIYDVKVMSVEGQLTDHYNPAKKTVNLSADVYNNRSAAAVAVAAHEVGHAVQHAKAYSFLELRSALVPLQNVSAKIINFVFIAMLFGGFIMDGFLSSDMALMVIIGCYTVFTLFAFITLPVEYDASKRGLAWMTTSGVTTPQEHDMAKDSLKWAARTYLVAAIASLVTLLYYVMMFLGSRD; the protein is encoded by the coding sequence ATGATCATTATAATAATAATCGGATTTGCCATCATCAGTTATGCTGTGCAATCTCGCTTGAAGAGCAAATTTAAAAAATACTCTAAGATAGCTTTAAGTTCAGGTATTTCCGGCAGAGAAGCTGCAGAAAAGATGTTGAAAGATAACGGAATATATGACGTGAAAGTAATGTCGGTAGAAGGGCAGTTAACAGACCATTATAACCCTGCCAAAAAAACAGTCAACTTAAGTGCTGATGTCTATAATAATAGATCTGCCGCGGCAGTTGCAGTTGCTGCGCATGAGGTCGGTCATGCAGTTCAGCACGCCAAAGCTTATTCCTTCTTAGAATTGCGTTCTGCACTCGTTCCTTTGCAAAACGTCAGTGCTAAAATCATCAATTTCGTATTTATTGCTATGCTTTTTGGTGGGTTTATTATGGATGGTTTTTTAAGCTCTGACATGGCACTAATGGTCATAATCGGATGCTATACAGTTTTTACCCTTTTTGCTTTTATCACTTTACCGGTAGAGTATGATGCAAGTAAAAGAGGTTTAGCTTGGATGACAACTTCAGGCGTGACCACCCCACAGGAGCATGATATGGCCAAAGATTCATTGAAATGGGCAGCAAGAACTTATTTGGTAGCAGCAATTGCTTCATTAGTTACATTGCTTTACTATGTGATGATGTTTCTAGGTAGCCGAGATTAA
- the rfaE2 gene encoding D-glycero-beta-D-manno-heptose 1-phosphate adenylyltransferase, protein MPTADKIYSLDALTNKRKEWKDQKVVFTNGCFDILHLGHVDYLEKAAAKGDKLIVALNTDTSVSKIKGPNRPINNEKARARLIAALSFVDAVTFFSDDTPLSLIKLLIPDVLVKGSDYNLSNIVGANIVMENGGNVETIDLVEGYSTTNIINKINQ, encoded by the coding sequence ATGCCGACAGCTGATAAAATATATTCATTAGACGCCTTAACCAATAAAAGGAAAGAGTGGAAAGATCAAAAAGTAGTTTTCACTAATGGCTGTTTTGATATTTTGCATTTAGGACATGTTGATTATTTAGAGAAAGCAGCAGCAAAGGGAGATAAATTGATTGTGGCTTTAAATACAGATACTTCAGTTAGTAAAATCAAAGGTCCAAATAGACCAATCAATAATGAAAAAGCAAGGGCAAGATTAATTGCTGCTCTATCTTTCGTAGATGCCGTTACATTTTTTTCTGATGACACCCCTTTATCCTTGATAAAACTGCTTATACCCGATGTTTTAGTGAAAGGTAGCGACTATAATTTAAGCAACATTGTAGGAGCCAATATCGTAATGGAAAACGGTGGAAACGTAGAAACTATCGACTTGGTGGAAGGATATTCAACCACCAATATTATCAATAAAATAAACCAATAA
- a CDS encoding lysylphosphatidylglycerol synthase transmembrane domain-containing protein produces MRKGIQSFLKYTISLAVAITLFWYLYKDVDFSEMMASFRKANLNWIYASIGLAMLSHFLRAWRWNMLLEPLGYQLKSSRTFVAVMVGYLANFVVPRMGEVSRCGVLKKTDNVSMSQGFGSVVTERIFDMICLLIIMGLTLAIEFRRLNDFFLNLFLDKADGLEKNFLTLLAVGIFFLIGASTIFILLKRNQASLRKNKYFNKLTAFLRQLVEGITSVRRLKSPTLFWVATLGIWICYFLMTYVVFFSVESTAHLGLSAGLILLVLGGIGMATPVQGGIGAFHYLISAGLLLYGVAEKDGIIFAFLLHTTNSIAIMTVGSLSIFISMIIPKRNSKQEYADS; encoded by the coding sequence TTGAGAAAAGGAATTCAATCATTTCTTAAATATACGATATCTTTAGCTGTCGCCATTACTTTATTTTGGTATCTCTATAAAGACGTAGATTTCAGTGAAATGATGGCTAGCTTTAGAAAAGCCAATCTTAATTGGATATATGCTTCTATAGGTTTGGCAATGCTTAGTCATTTTTTAAGAGCATGGCGCTGGAATATGCTTTTAGAGCCTTTGGGTTATCAACTAAAATCTTCAAGAACTTTTGTTGCCGTTATGGTGGGCTACCTTGCCAATTTCGTTGTCCCTAGAATGGGAGAAGTATCACGATGCGGGGTTCTCAAGAAAACAGACAATGTGTCTATGAGTCAGGGTTTTGGAAGTGTAGTTACTGAAAGGATTTTTGATATGATTTGCCTATTAATTATTATGGGCTTGACATTAGCTATAGAGTTCCGCAGATTAAATGACTTCTTTTTAAATTTGTTTTTGGATAAAGCCGATGGATTAGAAAAAAACTTCCTGACACTCTTAGCGGTAGGCATATTTTTTTTAATAGGAGCCAGTACTATTTTTATCCTTTTAAAAAGAAATCAAGCATCTCTCAGAAAGAATAAATACTTCAATAAATTAACTGCTTTTTTAAGACAATTAGTAGAAGGGATAACCTCAGTAAGAAGATTAAAAAGTCCTACTTTATTTTGGGTAGCTACTTTGGGAATTTGGATTTGTTATTTCTTAATGACCTATGTTGTCTTTTTTAGTGTGGAGTCCACGGCTCATCTGGGCCTTTCAGCAGGTTTAATTCTGCTTGTCCTAGGTGGAATTGGAATGGCAACTCCAGTGCAAGGAGGAATTGGAGCTTTTCATTATTTGATTAGTGCTGGCTTGTTATTATATGGTGTAGCGGAAAAGGATGGAATAATTTTTGCATTTTTGCTACATACTACCAATTCAATTGCCATCATGACGGTAGGATCTTTATCAATATTTATTAGTATGATCATACCAAAAAGAAATTCAAAGCAAGAATATGCCGACAGCTGA
- the panC gene encoding pantoate--beta-alanine ligase: MITTGSVAEIQAIISKFKAEDKTVGFVPTMGALHQGHLSLVAEAKKRADIIVCSIYVNPTQFNNPDDLEKYPRNIESDKDLLDQNGCDVLFLPSDQVMYAGKNTINFDFGKLDKVMEGKFRPNHFSGVALIVSKLFNIVLPNFAFFGQKDLQQLTIIKKLVGELFFNLEIVTVPIKREPHGLAMSSRNERLSKQEREEAKIFFNALTEAKYILTNNQSAEEAKLKVETLFHNHTAQLEYFQIVSDKDLLPKSENYLAADTVLCIAGFVGNVRLIDNIYLFGD, from the coding sequence ATGATAACAACGGGCTCAGTTGCTGAAATTCAAGCTATTATATCAAAATTTAAGGCTGAAGACAAAACAGTTGGATTTGTTCCCACTATGGGGGCCTTGCACCAGGGACATTTGAGCCTAGTTGCTGAAGCAAAAAAAAGAGCTGATATAATAGTTTGTAGTATTTATGTAAACCCCACACAATTCAATAATCCAGACGACTTAGAAAAATACCCTAGAAATATTGAATCGGATAAAGATTTATTAGATCAAAATGGCTGCGATGTTCTGTTCCTCCCTTCTGATCAAGTGATGTATGCTGGGAAAAATACCATTAATTTTGATTTTGGCAAATTAGACAAAGTGATGGAGGGAAAATTTCGTCCTAACCATTTTAGCGGAGTCGCACTAATTGTTTCAAAACTCTTTAATATAGTATTGCCTAACTTTGCTTTTTTTGGGCAAAAAGATTTACAACAATTGACAATCATCAAAAAACTGGTTGGGGAACTGTTTTTCAATCTGGAAATTGTTACTGTCCCTATTAAACGAGAGCCTCACGGACTGGCCATGTCCTCAAGAAATGAGAGATTAAGTAAACAAGAGAGAGAGGAAGCCAAAATATTCTTCAATGCCTTGACCGAAGCCAAGTATATTTTAACAAATAATCAATCAGCAGAAGAAGCAAAATTAAAAGTTGAAACACTTTTCCATAACCACACAGCCCAATTGGAATACTTTCAAATTGTCAGTGACAAGGACCTACTTCCTAAATCAGAGAACTACTTAGCCGCAGATACCGTTCTTTGCATTGCAGGCTTTGTAGGAAATGTGAGATTAATAGATAACATCTATCTGTTTGGGGACTAA